The proteins below come from a single Portunus trituberculatus isolate SZX2019 chromosome 34, ASM1759143v1, whole genome shotgun sequence genomic window:
- the LOC123512834 gene encoding uncharacterized protein LOC123512834 isoform X2 — translation MAAASTDDDQMDTAISLTTATTRVLASTQSIPQDASHPPEQPPSTQAVHASDLAHLQVSQPLNHTEPLSLTELNFAYIFLKLKDEATD, via the exons atggCCGCCGCCAGCACCGATGATGACCAAATGGATACTGCCATCTCcctcaccactgctaccacgcGAGTGCTTGCCTCCACCCAGAGCATCCCACAAGACGCCTCGCACCCACCTGAACAACCACCATCAACCCAGGCTGTCCACGCCTCCGACCTGG CCCACTTGCAGGTGTCCCAGCCTCTGAACCACACCGAACCACTTTCACTTACAGAGCTCAACTTCGCATACATATTCCTGAAGCTTAAGGATGAGG ctacagattag
- the LOC123512834 gene encoding uncharacterized protein LOC123512834 isoform X1 — translation MAAASTDDDQMDTAISLTTATTRVLASTQSIPQDASHPPEQPPSTQAVHASDLAHLQVSQPLNHTEPLSLTELNFAYIFLKLKDEVMLNGSFVSSFLCSLGSSKTRKKCFPL, via the exons atggCCGCCGCCAGCACCGATGATGACCAAATGGATACTGCCATCTCcctcaccactgctaccacgcGAGTGCTTGCCTCCACCCAGAGCATCCCACAAGACGCCTCGCACCCACCTGAACAACCACCATCAACCCAGGCTGTCCACGCCTCCGACCTGG CCCACTTGCAGGTGTCCCAGCCTCTGAACCACACCGAACCACTTTCACTTACAGAGCTCAACTTCGCATACATATTCCTGAAGCTTAAGGATGAGG tTATGTTAAATGGGAGTTTTGTAAGCAGTTTCCTTTGCTCCCTAGGATCAtctaaaacaagaaagaagtgtTTTCCTTTGTAG